A stretch of the Shinella zoogloeoides genome encodes the following:
- a CDS encoding HigA family addiction module antitoxin → MMKNHPHPGELLREDVLVPLGIEVTDAAQRLGIARSTLSRIINGKAGISPDLAIRLERAGVSTARFWMNLQLNYELSKAEARDQPEVRPLQSAAA, encoded by the coding sequence GTGATGAAGAACCATCCCCATCCGGGCGAGCTGCTTCGCGAGGATGTTTTGGTGCCTCTCGGCATTGAGGTGACTGACGCGGCGCAGCGCCTTGGAATTGCCCGGTCTACGCTCTCTCGGATCATCAACGGGAAGGCTGGCATTAGTCCTGATCTGGCGATCCGGCTTGAACGTGCTGGCGTCAGCACCGCACGGTTTTGGATGAATTTGCAGTTGAACTACGAACTGTCCAAGGCCGAAGCGCGGGATCAGCCGGAAGTGAGGCCATTGCAGTCGGCAGCGGCTTGA
- a CDS encoding type II toxin-antitoxin system RelE/ParE family toxin: MIIGFRHKGLETLYKTGSARGVQAAHAPKLSRILAALNAAASPAELNQPAYKLHPLKGTLKGHWSIWVNGNWRVTFRFVGADVELVDYVDYH; encoded by the coding sequence ATGATAATCGGCTTTCGACACAAGGGGCTTGAGACCCTTTACAAAACCGGCTCTGCCCGTGGGGTTCAAGCTGCTCATGCGCCGAAGCTGTCCCGTATCCTTGCTGCCTTAAATGCAGCGGCATCGCCTGCCGAACTGAACCAACCAGCCTACAAGCTACACCCCTTGAAAGGGACGCTGAAGGGGCATTGGTCGATATGGGTAAATGGCAACTGGAGGGTTACTTTCCGGTTTGTCGGAGCTGACGTGGAGTTGGTCGATTACGTGGATTATCATTGA
- a CDS encoding protelomerase family protein yields the protein MNAKKTDADEQQRAKTGRRPVVKDAIATFVANLTADADDYADLWEKEWETFADKSVSTRNIYASRYRNAIREAYGDNHPALHFVKVLDRSDDPLRTVESRGAGGRKATRADSIDLFGTAAQTLKEEHDRSLAEGKTEKQASAVYKRGLGKLWKSELDEMLQTLKSNTVLTTTAAYRNELRRRGLDDELTLSIVRPPEDAQKARSIQYRDAIVEQHRDLVPMPHWQDILDRAKELIPATDASWSALEQAARETASDISRTRAVEIGVALGILTGRRPFEIFCQGVFSPLPIMADPTTNTEHTRGRGYETWRVLFSGQAKTRGNEGTQFDQSFPIPVLTKARDVIFAWMVLRYSESGQIWREMTSDEFKADLLRAPNPKCILPAVRDEILEKLWPKVSLEDTPNVIEAKKIKAHNVRALYAEIADQFFRPKSKTKAAFFAEALGHTEKDIETASSYMKYYLPDQKDAGATRRVKKQLAKKIEAAAEEREAEDN from the coding sequence ATGAACGCGAAGAAGACCGACGCCGACGAACAGCAGCGTGCAAAGACCGGCCGTCGCCCGGTGGTCAAGGATGCCATTGCAACATTTGTTGCAAACCTGACAGCCGACGCCGATGATTACGCCGACCTTTGGGAAAAGGAATGGGAGACGTTTGCGGACAAGTCCGTATCGACGCGCAACATCTATGCCTCGCGCTACCGCAATGCAATTCGTGAAGCCTACGGTGACAATCACCCGGCGCTGCACTTCGTTAAGGTCCTCGACCGCTCTGACGATCCACTCCGCACGGTTGAATCTCGCGGCGCTGGCGGGCGCAAGGCGACCCGCGCCGATAGTATTGATCTGTTTGGCACAGCAGCTCAAACGCTCAAAGAAGAGCACGATCGTTCGCTCGCAGAGGGCAAGACCGAAAAGCAGGCCAGCGCCGTCTATAAGCGCGGCCTCGGGAAGCTCTGGAAGTCGGAGCTGGACGAAATGCTGCAAACCCTCAAGAGCAACACCGTTCTGACGACAACCGCCGCCTATCGCAACGAGCTTCGCAGACGCGGACTGGATGATGAACTAACGCTTTCCATCGTCAGACCACCCGAAGATGCCCAAAAGGCCCGATCCATCCAATATCGAGATGCAATTGTTGAGCAACACCGCGACTTGGTGCCTATGCCACACTGGCAGGATATCCTAGATCGCGCAAAGGAGCTTATTCCGGCCACAGACGCCTCTTGGAGCGCCTTGGAACAAGCAGCTCGTGAAACGGCCTCTGATATATCGAGAACACGCGCCGTCGAGATCGGCGTGGCTCTCGGTATCCTGACCGGCCGTCGCCCTTTCGAAATCTTCTGCCAAGGCGTCTTCTCGCCCCTGCCGATTATGGCAGACCCGACCACGAACACAGAACATACCCGTGGCCGTGGCTACGAGACGTGGCGCGTCCTATTCTCCGGACAGGCAAAGACTCGTGGAAACGAGGGGACGCAATTCGACCAGTCGTTTCCGATCCCCGTGCTGACAAAAGCGCGAGATGTCATTTTTGCTTGGATGGTGCTCCGCTACAGTGAAAGTGGCCAGATATGGCGCGAGATGACGAGCGACGAATTCAAAGCAGACTTGCTGCGCGCTCCGAACCCCAAGTGCATCCTTCCCGCCGTCCGTGACGAAATCCTCGAAAAACTCTGGCCAAAAGTCTCGCTCGAAGACACGCCGAACGTGATCGAAGCCAAGAAAATCAAGGCGCATAACGTTCGCGCACTGTACGCGGAAATCGCGGACCAGTTTTTCCGGCCTAAGTCGAAGACGAAAGCCGCATTCTTCGCAGAAGCGCTCGGCCACACTGAGAAGGATATCGAAACGGCCTCTTCCTACATGAAATACTACCTCCCCGATCAAAAAGATGCCGGCGCGACACGCCGGGTAAAAAAACAGTTGGCGAAAAAGATCGAGGCAGCAGCCGAAGAGCGCGAAGCTGAGGACAATTGA
- a CDS encoding thermonuclease family protein has translation MHIRAGIAALAALTTSLPATAQDQWPICTTGKRITCIVDGDTFWRDGIKYRIVGYDAPEAGEGARCGQERALADRATQQLQRLMSTPGIQYRDQGEDRYGRVLTQVMTQHGDIADQMIKLGLGHAYRGGYRDRNQWCQS, from the coding sequence TTGCATATCAGAGCTGGAATCGCTGCTCTCGCAGCACTCACCACCTCATTACCCGCAACAGCACAGGATCAATGGCCGATCTGCACTACGGGCAAGCGGATAACCTGCATCGTCGATGGAGACACGTTCTGGCGGGACGGCATTAAGTACCGGATCGTCGGTTATGACGCACCAGAAGCTGGCGAAGGCGCTCGTTGCGGTCAGGAGCGAGCGCTTGCGGATCGCGCTACCCAACAGCTTCAGCGTCTCATGAGCACGCCCGGCATCCAATACCGAGATCAAGGCGAAGATCGCTATGGCCGCGTGTTGACGCAGGTGATGACGCAGCATGGAGACATTGCAGACCAGATGATCAAGCTCGGCCTCGGCCATGCCTATCGCGGAGGATACCGTGATCGAAACCAATGGTGTCAGTCGTAA
- a CDS encoding ABC transporter permease subunit (The N-terminal region of this protein, as described by TIGR01726, is a three transmembrane segment that identifies a subfamily of ABC transporter permease subunits, which specificities that include histidine, arginine, glutamine, glutamate, L-cystine (sic), the opines (in Agrobacterium) octopine and nopaline, etc.) gives MTVHQANAPGNAADDDVLARRRRNRIRYDATQFAIIAAAVVLVVLFAYAVKEGLARHGIKFSFSFLWDAAGFDISEGKTFVFDGGFWPAFTDFTSDRLIAQAFVAGIFNTIKVAVLAIVLSTVLGTMLGVGRLSTNWVVRNLSFWCVEFVRNTPLLIQLVFWYFAVVLHFPPIAAAAKFYGVVISQQGLYFPVPTWQGGDSTLAIGTATAFWVALLGLIFDRHKSVRWICAGAVVLLAGIMFSTGILGLDVPVASKFQARGGSSMSPEMAALLLAIVVNSASYIAEIVRGAIDALPKGQWEAAASLSLTSRDAVNDIILPQVFRVVLPSFGNQYISLAKNTALGIAIGYPELFNIYGTIANQTGHSLEGIVIVMMSYLILSWAISAAVGWADRRMTKRGASR, from the coding sequence ATGACTGTGCACCAAGCGAACGCGCCCGGAAATGCGGCTGACGATGACGTTCTGGCCCGCCGCCGGCGCAACCGGATACGGTACGACGCCACCCAGTTCGCCATCATCGCGGCTGCTGTCGTCCTGGTGGTCCTCTTTGCCTATGCGGTAAAGGAAGGGCTTGCCCGTCACGGGATCAAATTCAGCTTCTCGTTCCTCTGGGATGCCGCCGGCTTCGACATCAGCGAAGGCAAGACCTTCGTCTTCGACGGCGGCTTCTGGCCGGCCTTCACGGATTTCACGTCGGACCGCCTGATCGCGCAGGCCTTCGTCGCAGGCATATTCAACACGATCAAGGTCGCCGTCCTCGCCATCGTGCTCAGCACCGTGCTCGGTACGATGCTCGGCGTCGGCCGGCTCTCGACGAACTGGGTGGTGCGCAATCTCTCCTTCTGGTGCGTGGAGTTCGTGCGCAACACGCCGCTCCTGATCCAGCTCGTCTTCTGGTACTTCGCCGTTGTCCTGCATTTCCCGCCGATCGCCGCCGCCGCCAAGTTCTATGGCGTCGTGATCAGCCAGCAGGGCCTCTATTTCCCCGTGCCCACCTGGCAGGGAGGGGATTCGACGCTCGCCATCGGAACCGCGACCGCATTCTGGGTTGCGCTCCTCGGCCTGATTTTCGACCGCCACAAGTCTGTCCGCTGGATCTGCGCCGGCGCGGTAGTCTTGCTTGCCGGCATCATGTTCTCGACCGGCATCCTGGGCCTCGACGTGCCCGTCGCCTCGAAGTTCCAGGCGCGCGGCGGCTCGAGCATGAGCCCTGAAATGGCCGCGCTCCTCCTCGCCATCGTCGTCAACAGTGCTTCCTACATCGCGGAGATCGTGCGCGGCGCCATCGACGCGTTGCCGAAGGGGCAATGGGAGGCCGCGGCCTCGCTCAGCCTGACAAGCCGGGACGCGGTCAACGATATCATCCTGCCGCAGGTTTTCCGCGTCGTGCTGCCGTCCTTCGGCAACCAGTATATCAGCCTGGCGAAGAACACGGCGCTGGGCATCGCCATCGGCTATCCCGAACTCTTCAACATCTACGGCACCATTGCCAACCAGACCGGTCACAGCCTCGAAGGCATCGTGATCGTGATGATGTCCTATCTGATCCTCAGCTGGGCCATAAGCGCCGCCGTCGGCTGGGCCGACCGCCGCATGACCAAACGTGGAGCCTCGCGATGA
- a CDS encoding transporter substrate-binding domain-containing protein, with protein sequence MKMIKLLTAGAFAGLALTAGHASASVLDTVKERGTLNCGTDNTAPGFGYLNTTTGQMEGLDVDFCRAVAAAVLGDASKVKFVTVTDKSRFDAVLTNQVDVVFAHTTIKPARESSITIDFLPINFYDGTGIMVKTDSGVKEFADLDGATFCTTQGSVTETVLTSAFKARGWEGSKVLTYENLEKLFAALNSGRCNAMSTDKSALAAWAGNSPKPDDYLILPDTLDKSPFGGFVAANDSKWRNALRWITYGLFQAEESEITQANLEEKLKSEDPFVQKFLGVGGGYGKDFGLPDDFVAQAIKATGNYGEIYDRNLGPNTKMFLDRKGTPNAQWSQGGSIYSPLWN encoded by the coding sequence ATGAAAATGATCAAGCTTCTCACGGCCGGCGCATTTGCTGGTCTCGCTCTTACCGCAGGTCACGCATCGGCCTCCGTCCTCGATACGGTGAAGGAACGCGGTACGCTGAACTGCGGCACGGACAACACGGCGCCCGGCTTCGGTTACCTCAACACGACGACCGGCCAGATGGAAGGTCTCGACGTCGATTTCTGCCGCGCCGTCGCGGCCGCCGTTCTCGGCGATGCCTCGAAGGTCAAGTTCGTCACCGTCACGGACAAGAGCCGCTTCGACGCAGTGCTCACCAACCAGGTCGACGTCGTCTTCGCGCACACGACCATCAAGCCGGCGCGCGAATCCTCGATCACCATCGATTTCCTGCCGATCAACTTCTACGATGGCACGGGCATCATGGTGAAGACGGATTCCGGCGTCAAGGAATTCGCCGATCTCGACGGCGCCACCTTCTGCACGACGCAGGGCTCCGTGACCGAGACGGTCCTAACCAGCGCCTTCAAGGCACGCGGCTGGGAAGGCTCTAAGGTTCTGACCTACGAAAACCTCGAAAAGCTTTTCGCCGCCCTCAATTCCGGCCGCTGCAACGCGATGAGCACCGACAAGTCCGCGCTCGCCGCCTGGGCCGGCAATTCGCCGAAGCCCGACGACTACCTAATCCTGCCCGACACGCTCGACAAGTCGCCCTTCGGCGGCTTCGTCGCGGCGAACGATTCCAAGTGGCGCAACGCGCTGCGCTGGATCACCTACGGTCTCTTCCAGGCTGAAGAATCCGAGATTACCCAGGCAAATCTCGAGGAGAAGCTGAAGAGCGAAGATCCCTTCGTCCAGAAGTTCCTCGGCGTCGGCGGCGGCTATGGCAAGGACTTCGGCCTTCCGGACGACTTCGTCGCGCAGGCGATCAAGGCTACCGGCAACTACGGCGAGATCTACGACCGTAACCTCGGGCCGAACACCAAGATGTTCCTCGACCGCAAGGGCACGCCGAACGCCCAGTGGTCGCAGGGTGGCTCGATCTACTCGCCGCTCTGGAACTGA
- a CDS encoding recombinase family protein — protein sequence MPRTFAYVRVSTIGQTTENQIQEIEAAGFQVEPRRIVTETISGSTAIAQRRGFSRLMDKLESGDVLIVTKLDRLGRDAIDVSTTVKALAEMGVRVYCLALGGADLTSSAGTMTMTVLNAVAQFERDLLIERTQSGLKRAKSEGKALGRPSTLSDKQKQDVRDDLATGMSVSAIARKFMTSRQTIMRVRDEGSRSVRP from the coding sequence ATGCCACGCACCTTTGCCTATGTCCGCGTCTCCACGATCGGGCAAACCACCGAAAACCAGATTCAGGAAATCGAAGCCGCCGGCTTTCAGGTCGAGCCGCGCCGGATCGTCACCGAGACGATTTCCGGCAGCACCGCCATTGCGCAGCGCCGCGGCTTTTCCCGGCTTATGGACAAGCTGGAGTCCGGCGACGTTCTAATCGTGACTAAGCTTGATCGCCTCGGCCGCGATGCGATCGACGTCAGCACCACGGTTAAGGCTCTGGCCGAAATGGGCGTGCGCGTCTATTGCCTTGCGCTCGGCGGCGCAGATCTCACCAGCTCGGCCGGCACGATGACCATGACCGTGCTCAACGCCGTCGCCCAGTTCGAGCGCGATTTGCTGATCGAGCGGACGCAATCCGGTCTCAAGCGCGCCAAATCGGAAGGAAAGGCCCTCGGCCGCCCCTCGACGCTCAGCGACAAACAGAAGCAGGATGTGCGCGACGATCTCGCAACTGGGATGAGCGTTTCAGCGATCGCCAGGAAATTCATGACCAGTCGTCAAACCATTATGCGGGTTCGAGACGAGGGTTCACGATCCGTTCGACCTTAG
- a CDS encoding Tn3 family transposase, translated as MARRTLLKPQDRQELFDVPTDEDSLIRHYSLSPADRLEIEIRRREHNRLGFAVQLCLMRYPGRALMANEALPKAMLHYVAEQIGADPASFEWYARREETRMNHVAHLLGYLEMRTPAADDRRAALLAAIEAASTTDKGAPIAKAIITAYRERRVLLPAVNMMERMGLAARAIARRRAERALISDLDSEKLETLDALLGVDPAIGQTRYHWLRSAPDAPGAGNLVGLTERIAFVRSLGIDPRLQARIPSGRWDQMIREGEATPAWLASDFSANRRRATIVAQVIKVGQKLTDDAVMMFIKLMGRLFSQVNNRKKQRHMNTRVETSKALRLFLDTILALQAANDADEDAIEMVNRKVGWHRLLQIKPGLEAMVESSDASPLVLAAEQHGNIRKFAGAFLQAFTFHSRRRHDPLLAAIATLKMLYVEGRRILPDRVPVGHLGATEKKLIFEDGKPDRRLYEIATLTHLRDRLNSRDVWVEGSRSFRPIDEHLMPKPAFVALKEENELGLGVPSDGAAWLAEVRQMMDVNLKRLAWRARFGKLDGVRMEDGTLIVTPHASDVPAAAEALNAEITEMYPLVEVPDLLREVHEWTGFADQFTHVRTGDAPQNIAAMLAGVLADGTNLGPKRMAGASKGISAHQIGWMRSFHARSETYRAAQACVTDAHTRHPHSQIWGDGTTASSDGQFFRASDRAAKRSDINLHYGSEPGSKFYSGLSDQYGYYSILPISPTESEAVYVLDGLFDHDTILDIEELFTDTGGVSDQLFGLFPIVNRRFSPRMRNLKDRKFHTFEKADAYPELAKHIGVPINSDLILEHWDEFLRLGVSITTRTVAPSTILKWCSSSKSSDLAKALRELGRIERTLFMIEWYSNPALRRRCQAGLNKGEAAHKLKRAVFFHERGEIRDRSFDSQAFRASGLNLVVSAIVHWNTVYLSRATAHLRQRGRHIPDELLRHISPLSWEHINLTGIYSWDTEQQLPEGFRPLRLPGRILRAA; from the coding sequence GTGGCCCGGCGGACCCTTCTCAAGCCTCAGGATCGACAGGAGCTTTTCGACGTTCCAACCGACGAAGACAGCCTGATCCGCCATTATTCCCTATCGCCGGCCGATCGACTTGAAATCGAGATTCGCCGACGCGAGCATAATCGGCTTGGCTTTGCGGTGCAGCTCTGCCTGATGCGCTATCCCGGCCGCGCGCTCATGGCCAACGAAGCACTCCCAAAGGCGATGCTCCACTATGTTGCTGAGCAAATCGGCGCCGACCCTGCTTCATTCGAGTGGTATGCCCGTCGTGAAGAGACGCGCATGAACCACGTCGCGCATCTGCTCGGTTATCTGGAAATGAGGACACCGGCCGCAGATGATCGTCGTGCGGCGTTGCTGGCAGCCATCGAGGCCGCCTCAACAACAGATAAGGGAGCGCCGATCGCAAAAGCGATCATTACCGCGTACCGGGAGCGCCGGGTTCTCCTGCCGGCGGTGAACATGATGGAACGCATGGGCTTGGCAGCGCGTGCCATTGCACGCCGTCGCGCTGAGCGCGCGCTGATCTCGGATCTCGATTCGGAAAAGCTCGAAACCCTAGATGCCCTGTTAGGCGTTGATCCGGCGATCGGACAGACGCGCTATCATTGGCTGCGTTCTGCTCCAGACGCACCGGGAGCGGGGAACCTGGTCGGCTTGACGGAGCGTATCGCCTTCGTGCGCTCGCTGGGGATTGATCCCCGTTTACAGGCTCGCATTCCTTCCGGGAGATGGGACCAGATGATCCGTGAGGGGGAGGCAACGCCAGCCTGGCTTGCCAGTGACTTCAGCGCCAACCGTCGCCGCGCGACAATCGTTGCGCAGGTCATTAAAGTCGGCCAGAAGCTTACCGACGACGCGGTGATGATGTTCATCAAGCTGATGGGCCGGCTGTTCTCTCAGGTCAACAACCGGAAAAAGCAGCGCCACATGAACACCCGCGTGGAAACATCCAAGGCACTGCGACTATTCCTTGATACGATTTTGGCGCTGCAGGCCGCCAATGATGCCGACGAAGACGCGATCGAGATGGTAAATCGGAAAGTCGGTTGGCATAGGCTGCTGCAGATCAAGCCTGGTCTCGAGGCGATGGTGGAAAGCAGCGACGCTTCGCCTTTGGTGCTGGCCGCTGAGCAACATGGGAATATCCGCAAGTTCGCAGGAGCCTTCCTTCAGGCGTTCACGTTCCACTCGCGTCGCCGACACGATCCGCTGCTCGCGGCGATCGCGACTCTGAAAATGCTTTATGTGGAAGGGCGTCGCATCTTGCCGGATCGCGTGCCCGTCGGCCATCTGGGAGCGACCGAGAAAAAGTTGATCTTCGAGGATGGAAAACCGGATCGGCGGCTTTACGAAATCGCGACGCTTACGCATTTGCGAGACCGACTGAATTCGCGAGACGTCTGGGTCGAGGGTAGCCGGTCATTCCGGCCGATAGACGAACATCTCATGCCGAAGCCGGCCTTTGTCGCCCTGAAGGAGGAAAATGAACTCGGCCTCGGTGTCCCGAGCGACGGTGCGGCTTGGCTCGCGGAAGTTCGCCAGATGATGGATGTCAACCTCAAACGGTTGGCTTGGCGAGCCCGTTTCGGGAAGCTCGATGGCGTCAGAATGGAAGACGGCACACTGATCGTGACGCCACATGCAAGCGACGTTCCCGCCGCGGCGGAAGCTCTCAACGCCGAAATCACGGAAATGTATCCGCTGGTCGAGGTGCCGGACCTTCTCAGGGAAGTGCATGAATGGACCGGATTTGCCGACCAGTTTACCCATGTCCGGACGGGAGATGCGCCGCAAAACATCGCCGCTATGCTGGCCGGCGTTTTGGCGGATGGCACCAATCTCGGCCCGAAGCGTATGGCGGGAGCCTCCAAGGGTATCAGCGCCCACCAGATCGGCTGGATGCGCAGCTTCCACGCCCGCTCGGAAACCTATCGGGCCGCGCAGGCGTGCGTCACCGATGCCCACACGCGGCATCCGCATTCGCAAATTTGGGGCGACGGAACGACCGCGTCGTCTGATGGGCAATTCTTCCGCGCCAGCGACAGGGCCGCCAAGCGCAGTGACATCAACCTGCATTATGGCAGCGAACCGGGATCGAAATTTTACAGCGGGCTTTCTGACCAATACGGCTATTACAGCATCCTGCCGATCAGCCCGACCGAGAGCGAGGCCGTCTATGTGCTCGATGGCCTATTCGACCACGACACGATCCTCGACATCGAGGAACTGTTCACCGACACCGGCGGTGTCAGCGATCAGCTCTTCGGGCTTTTCCCCATCGTCAACAGGCGCTTCTCGCCTCGCATGCGTAATCTCAAGGACCGGAAATTCCATACGTTTGAGAAAGCGGATGCCTATCCGGAGCTGGCTAAACACATTGGTGTGCCGATCAATTCCGATCTCATCCTGGAGCATTGGGACGAGTTCTTGCGTCTTGGCGTATCGATCACGACACGAACCGTTGCACCATCGACCATCCTGAAGTGGTGCTCATCGTCAAAGTCCAGTGATCTCGCCAAAGCCTTGCGCGAGCTCGGCCGTATTGAGCGTACCTTGTTCATGATCGAATGGTATTCAAACCCGGCCTTGCGCCGGCGCTGCCAGGCCGGGCTCAACAAGGGCGAAGCCGCCCACAAGCTCAAACGCGCTGTCTTCTTCCACGAGCGCGGCGAAATACGGGATCGATCCTTTGACAGCCAGGCGTTCCGTGCTTCGGGGCTAAACCTCGTGGTCAGCGCCATCGTTCATTGGAACACCGTCTATCTCAGTCGCGCGACGGCACACTTGCGCCAGCGGGGTCGGCATATTCCCGACGAGCTGCTGAGGCACATCTCACCGCTCAGCTGGGAGCACATAAATCTCACCGGCATCTATTCCTGGGACACCGAACAACAGTTGCCCGAAGGCTTCAGGCCCCTGCGGCTTCCCGGCCGAATCCTCCGAGCGGCGTGA
- a CDS encoding LysR family transcriptional regulator: MDLARLRALRELSIRKTMAAVAEALYVSPSAVSQQIALLEQEVGIALIERRGRGVELTPAGKQLVERAERILIELESARADIAELKKVIAGELRVAAFPSVASAVVAGAIHELHRAHPHLTVQFDELEPAESLAALRSWQTDIAIIDDLNVPAGAIDPNIETIPLMEDVFNVMVSQTHALAEQPTVMLHQLRDERWALDTASSAYNRMITDACQEAGFTPNIVARCKGFEVTIALIRDGYAISILPGLRASYDLEDVWVCKLEPEIRRKISLAFRKGEKRSPAVQAFIKEVNGRIGTHYRLPMANAGLQSAADIPGV; the protein is encoded by the coding sequence ATGGATCTTGCCCGCCTGCGCGCCCTGCGCGAACTTTCGATCCGCAAGACCATGGCGGCAGTCGCCGAGGCGCTCTACGTCTCGCCGTCGGCGGTTTCGCAACAAATCGCTTTGCTCGAACAGGAGGTGGGCATCGCGCTTATTGAGCGTCGTGGCCGGGGTGTTGAGCTTACGCCGGCCGGCAAACAGCTCGTGGAGCGTGCAGAGCGCATTCTTATCGAGCTGGAATCGGCGCGCGCCGACATTGCGGAACTGAAGAAGGTGATTGCCGGTGAGCTACGTGTGGCGGCGTTCCCATCGGTCGCATCGGCCGTGGTGGCTGGCGCTATTCATGAACTCCACCGTGCACATCCACACCTCACGGTGCAGTTCGATGAACTGGAACCCGCAGAAAGCCTGGCGGCGCTTCGCAGCTGGCAAACGGATATTGCGATCATCGACGATCTGAACGTTCCTGCGGGCGCCATCGACCCCAATATCGAGACAATCCCTCTGATGGAGGATGTCTTCAACGTGATGGTCTCGCAGACCCACGCCCTGGCAGAGCAGCCGACCGTTATGTTGCACCAACTGCGCGACGAGCGTTGGGCGCTCGATACGGCCTCTTCCGCCTATAACCGCATGATTACCGATGCGTGTCAGGAGGCTGGTTTTACGCCGAACATCGTTGCACGGTGCAAGGGGTTCGAGGTGACGATCGCACTTATACGCGACGGTTATGCAATATCGATCTTGCCCGGCCTGCGGGCGAGCTATGACCTGGAAGATGTCTGGGTCTGCAAACTCGAGCCGGAGATTCGCCGCAAGATCTCGCTGGCTTTCCGCAAAGGGGAGAAGCGCAGCCCTGCAGTGCAAGCGTTCATCAAAGAGGTAAACGGCAGGATCGGCACACATTATCGCCTGCCGATGGCAAATGCCGGGCTGCAGAGCGCGGCAGATATCCCTGGAGTCTGA
- the glyA gene encoding serine hydroxymethyltransferase: MTEQTNAHFNSPVHEFDPIVAQALENERARQQNQIELIASENIVSRAVLDALGHEMTNKTLEGYPGNRFHGGGQFVDVVEQAAIDRAKELFGCAYANVQPHSGTQANLAVFFLLMKPGEKVLSLDLAAGGHLSHGMKGNLSGRWFEAHNYNVNSQNEVIDYDEMERIAEEVRPKLLITGGSAYPRELDFERMAKIAKKVGAYFMVDMAHIAGLVAGGAHPSPFPHADIVTCTTTKTLRGPRGGLILTNNEEWFKKLQAAVFPGVQGSLHSNVLAAKAICLGEALRDDFKTYAHQVKANARVLAETLADRGVRIVSGGTDTHIVLLDLSSKGLNGKQVEDVLARANITSNKNPIPGDSPRPAEWVGMRLGTSAATTRGLKEAEFKALGNAIADLIEAEAAGKADDVVEGAKATVAKLTATFPVYAH, from the coding sequence ATGACCGAACAGACAAACGCCCACTTCAATTCGCCGGTGCACGAATTCGACCCGATCGTCGCTCAGGCGCTCGAGAACGAACGCGCCCGCCAGCAGAACCAGATCGAGCTGATCGCCTCGGAAAACATCGTCAGCCGCGCCGTTCTCGACGCACTCGGCCACGAGATGACCAACAAGACGCTCGAAGGCTATCCTGGCAACCGTTTCCATGGCGGCGGCCAGTTCGTTGATGTCGTCGAGCAGGCGGCCATCGACCGCGCCAAGGAACTCTTCGGCTGTGCCTATGCCAACGTCCAGCCGCATTCCGGCACGCAGGCAAACCTTGCCGTCTTCTTCCTGCTGATGAAGCCGGGCGAAAAGGTCCTGTCGCTCGACCTCGCCGCCGGCGGCCACCTGTCTCACGGCATGAAGGGCAACCTTTCGGGCCGCTGGTTCGAGGCGCACAACTACAATGTCAACTCGCAGAACGAAGTCATCGACTACGACGAGATGGAGCGCATCGCGGAAGAGGTTCGCCCGAAGCTCCTGATCACCGGCGGCTCGGCCTATCCGCGTGAACTCGACTTCGAGCGCATGGCGAAGATCGCAAAGAAGGTCGGCGCCTATTTCATGGTCGACATGGCGCATATCGCCGGGCTGGTCGCCGGCGGGGCCCATCCCTCCCCCTTCCCGCATGCGGATATCGTCACCTGCACGACCACGAAGACGCTTCGCGGCCCGCGCGGCGGCCTCATCCTCACCAACAACGAGGAATGGTTCAAGAAGCTGCAGGCCGCCGTCTTCCCCGGCGTGCAGGGCTCGCTGCACAGCAACGTGCTTGCAGCCAAGGCGATCTGCCTCGGCGAGGCGCTGCGCGACGATTTCAAGACCTATGCGCATCAGGTGAAGGCGAATGCCAGGGTGCTGGCCGAAACGCTGGCGGACCGCGGCGTGCGCATCGTTTCGGGCGGCACGGACACGCATATCGTCCTGCTCGATCTCTCCAGCAAGGGCCTTAACGGCAAGCAGGTCGAAGACGTGCTCGCCCGCGCCAACATCACCTCGAACAAGAACCCGATCCCGGGCGACAGCCCGCGTCCCGCCGAATGGGTCGGCATGCGTCTCGGCACGTCGGCGGCGACGACGCGCGGCCTGAAGGAAGCCGAATTCAAGGCGCTGGGCAACGCCATCGCCGACCTCATAGAGGCGGAAGCGGCCGGCAAGGCGGATGATGTCGTCGAAGGCGCGAAGGCGACGGTGGCCAAGCTGACGGCGACCTTCCCGGTCTACGCGCACTAG